One part of the Brachyspira sp. SAP_772 genome encodes these proteins:
- a CDS encoding histidinol-phosphatase HisJ family protein, whose protein sequence is MFADYHVHTDFSDDSNYPLEEVIKDAIKLNIDDICITDHVDYGIKKDWEEIEIKDKSTITNVNYPKYIEDINKMKEKYSKQINIKTGLECGIQTHTINKYEALLKKYDFDFIILSVHQVNDKEFWTQDFQRDKTQKEYNKAYYKEILEVVKKFKNYSVLGHLDLIIRYDKKGIYPFEKVKPIIEDILKIVIEDGKGIEFNTSYTRYGLKDTTPSIDILKLYHKLGGNIITIGSDSHQPSHLGFHINEAKEILKDIGFKQFCTYNNMIPEFHNL, encoded by the coding sequence ATGTTTGCCGACTATCATGTACATACAGATTTTAGTGATGATTCTAATTATCCATTAGAAGAAGTTATAAAAGATGCCATAAAACTAAATATAGATGATATTTGCATAACTGACCATGTAGACTATGGCATAAAAAAAGATTGGGAAGAAATTGAAATAAAAGATAAAAGCACAATTACAAATGTTAATTATCCCAAATATATAGAAGATATTAACAAAATGAAAGAAAAATACTCAAAACAAATTAATATAAAAACAGGTCTTGAATGTGGAATACAAACTCATACTATTAATAAATATGAAGCTCTTTTAAAAAAATATGATTTTGATTTTATTATACTTTCTGTTCATCAAGTAAATGATAAAGAATTCTGGACACAGGATTTTCAAAGAGATAAAACTCAAAAAGAATATAATAAAGCATATTATAAAGAGATTCTTGAAGTTGTAAAAAAATTCAAAAATTATTCTGTGTTAGGGCATTTAGATTTAATCATAAGATATGATAAAAAAGGAATCTACCCATTTGAAAAAGTAAAACCTATTATAGAAGATATATTAAAAATAGTGATAGAAGATGGCAAAGGAATAGAGTTTAATACTTCTTACACTAGATACGGCTTAAAAGATACAACTCCTTCTATAGATATATTAAAACTATATCATAAATTGGGCGGCAATATTATAACCATAGGAAGCGACAGCCATCAGCCTAGTCATTTAGGTTTTCATATAAATGAAGCAAAAGAAATTCTAAAAGATATAGGATTTAAACAGTTTTGCACTTATAATAATATGATCCCAGAGTTCCATAATTTATAA
- a CDS encoding NAD(P)-dependent alcohol dehydrogenase, whose amino-acid sequence MLLEKNLEEANSGKRINAKGYAVHSKTDTFKPFEFSRHSMGDNDILIEIMYAGICHSDIHSARSEWHEGIYPMVPGHEIAGKVVAVGKNVTKFKVGDYAGVGCMVNSCGECEACKRSHEQFCERGLTVLTYDCKDHFHNDEPTYGGYSNNIVVSEKFAITVPKDAPMEKVAPLLCAGITTYSPLKFSGVKKGDVVGVAGFGGLGSMAVKYAVNMGADVYVFARNDKKKKEALEMGAKDLFTSTKDVTIRFDLIISTIPTGYDVNNYVDLLKYGGEMAIVGLPPAELKQSIDLARLIFSGGKKVYGSMIGGIKETQEMLDFSLKHKIYPETEIIAANQIDEAYQKLTSGQAKFRYVIDMKTLQ is encoded by the coding sequence ATGTTATTAGAAAAGAACTTAGAAGAAGCTAATTCTGGAAAAAGAATAAATGCTAAAGGATACGCAGTTCATAGCAAAACTGATACATTTAAGCCTTTTGAGTTTTCAAGGCACTCTATGGGAGACAATGATATTTTAATAGAGATAATGTATGCAGGAATATGTCATAGTGATATACACTCTGCAAGAAGTGAGTGGCATGAGGGAATATATCCAATGGTGCCGGGTCATGAAATTGCTGGAAAGGTTGTAGCTGTTGGAAAGAATGTTACAAAATTTAAAGTTGGTGATTATGCAGGTGTGGGCTGTATGGTAAACTCTTGCGGAGAATGTGAGGCTTGCAAAAGAAGTCATGAACAATTTTGCGAAAGAGGTCTTACTGTACTTACTTATGACTGTAAAGATCATTTTCACAATGATGAGCCTACTTACGGCGGATATTCAAACAATATAGTGGTAAGTGAAAAGTTTGCTATCACAGTGCCAAAAGATGCACCAATGGAAAAAGTTGCTCCGCTTTTATGTGCTGGAATTACAACTTATTCACCTCTTAAATTTTCTGGTGTTAAAAAAGGCGATGTAGTAGGTGTTGCTGGTTTCGGCGGACTTGGCTCTATGGCTGTAAAATATGCTGTTAATATGGGAGCTGATGTTTATGTATTTGCTCGTAACGACAAAAAGAAAAAAGAAGCTTTAGAGATGGGAGCAAAAGATTTATTTACTTCTACAAAAGATGTTACTATTCGTTTTGATTTAATAATATCAACCATTCCTACAGGATATGATGTTAATAATTATGTTGACTTATTAAAATACGGCGGAGAAATGGCTATTGTAGGACTTCCTCCTGCCGAATTAAAACAAAGCATAGATTTAGCAAGATTAATATTCTCTGGAGGTAAAAAAGTTTATGGCTCTATGATTGGCGGTATTAAAGAAACTCAAGAAATGCTTGACTTTTCTCTTAAACACAAAATATACCCAGAAACAGAAATTATTGCTGCTAATCAAATAGATGAGGCTTATCAAAAACTTACAAGCGGACAAGCTAAATTTAGATATGTAATAGACATGAAAACATTACAATAA
- the murB gene encoding UDP-N-acetylmuramate dehydrogenase: protein MHKINGVLYKQNCSLKKYNTFRVNAKALHFYMPETINGFIDLIKYLNDADKRYIILGGGSNVLFLDKIIEVPIIHTGFFTRIEQTSNNILAYSGANVMDVVKYAYRNSFTGIEFLYGLPGSIGGAAYMNARCYEHSISEFVDSVGIIDDNIEYMHIKADECNYGYKKSIFQDKKYIIIDVRLKLNKGLKKIIKKDMNKYIRDRKKKNQYKYPSAGSTFLNDYETNMIAGKVIDSLNMRNTRVGGAIVSPYHANFIVNYNNATGRDIFELMKKVREEVYTKTAIKLNAEVRIIGNDENEVF, encoded by the coding sequence ATGCATAAAATTAACGGTGTTCTATATAAACAAAATTGTTCATTAAAAAAATATAATACTTTTAGAGTAAATGCTAAAGCACTTCATTTTTATATGCCTGAAACTATTAATGGCTTTATAGATTTAATTAAATATTTAAATGATGCTGATAAAAGATATATTATTTTAGGCGGCGGGAGCAATGTACTTTTTTTGGATAAAATAATAGAAGTTCCTATAATACACACTGGATTTTTTACAAGAATAGAGCAGACTAGTAATAATATTTTAGCTTATTCTGGGGCTAATGTTATGGATGTTGTAAAGTATGCTTATAGAAATAGTTTTACAGGTATAGAGTTTTTGTATGGGCTTCCGGGAAGTATTGGGGGAGCAGCGTACATGAATGCCCGTTGTTATGAACATTCTATATCAGAGTTTGTAGATAGTGTGGGCATTATAGATGACAATATTGAATATATGCATATAAAGGCAGATGAATGTAATTATGGTTATAAAAAAAGTATATTCCAAGATAAGAAATATATTATAATAGATGTGAGGCTAAAACTAAATAAAGGCTTAAAAAAGATAATTAAAAAAGATATGAATAAATATATAAGAGACAGAAAAAAAAAGAATCAATATAAATATCCATCTGCAGGAAGCACTTTTTTGAATGATTATGAAACTAATATGATAGCTGGTAAAGTGATAGATTCACTTAATATGAGAAACACTAGGGTAGGGGGAGCTATTGTTTCGCCTTATCATGCTAATTTTATTGTTAATTATAATAATGCTACGGGAAGAGATATTTTTGAATTAATGAAAAAGGTAAGAGAGGAAGTGTATACTAAAACAGCTATAAAGTTGAATGCTGAAGTGCGTATCATAGGAAATGATGAAAATGAAGTTTTTTGA
- a CDS encoding radical SAM protein — MKFFDKDFNNYNEKHLYYIDSAIEKAKALYDSCICCGHLCRINRNNNKIGRCKIFEDTNHIKVASHTLHFGEEPMLVGNTGSGTVFFSNCNLSCVFCQNHQISSEGMGEIIDLDTLSSYFLDLEREGANNINLVSATHVIYPVLKALKIALLNGLNLPIVYNTNGYDTNELLDCLNGIVDIYLPDLKYFNNEKAIKYSRAENYFDVAINAITIMKNQVGDLIVDDNDIAKSGIIIRHLILPNNESDSYDILIELKERGFLNSYISLMSQYSPEFMAKDYDNINRKLYVKEYNEVLNFALDLGFENILGQEMESSENYLPDFRKDKPFE; from the coding sequence ATGAAGTTTTTTGATAAAGATTTTAATAATTATAATGAAAAGCATTTATATTATATTGATAGTGCTATAGAAAAAGCTAAGGCACTTTATGACAGCTGTATATGCTGCGGACATTTATGCAGAATAAACAGAAACAATAACAAAATAGGAAGATGTAAGATTTTTGAAGACACTAATCATATAAAAGTAGCTTCTCATACTTTGCATTTTGGTGAAGAGCCTATGCTTGTCGGAAACACTGGAAGCGGAACTGTGTTTTTTTCTAATTGCAATTTATCTTGCGTTTTTTGTCAGAATCATCAAATAAGCTCTGAAGGCATGGGGGAGATTATAGACTTAGATACATTGTCATCTTATTTTTTAGATTTAGAGAGAGAGGGTGCTAATAATATTAATCTTGTAAGTGCAACGCATGTAATTTATCCTGTATTAAAGGCTTTAAAAATTGCATTACTAAATGGCTTAAACTTGCCTATAGTTTACAATACAAATGGTTATGATACTAATGAATTATTAGATTGTTTGAATGGGATAGTTGATATTTATTTGCCAGATTTAAAATATTTTAATAATGAGAAGGCTATAAAATATTCTAGGGCTGAGAATTATTTTGATGTTGCAATTAATGCTATAACTATAATGAAAAATCAGGTTGGGGATTTAATTGTAGATGATAATGATATTGCCAAAAGTGGTATAATAATAAGGCATTTAATTTTACCAAATAATGAATCAGATTCTTATGATATATTAATAGAATTAAAAGAGAGAGGATTTTTAAATAGCTATATTTCCTTAATGTCTCAGTATAGTCCAGAGTTTATGGCAAAAGATTATGATAATATTAACAGAAAACTATATGTTAAAGAATATAATGAAGTATTAAACTTTGCATTAGATTTGGGTTTTGAAAATATATTAGGACAAGAGATGGAAAGCAGTGAAAATTATTTACCAGATTTTAGAAAAGACAAGCCGTTTGAATAA
- a CDS encoding OmpA family protein has protein sequence MKKIILILSFILTTVVACSSTPKATTPETTSGFNTQLNLPDGVRVRETPRGKVLELYDPKAKSDVGKQTGIYEVKFQFDKAVEIGEYKQAYNLVYTILNNNPEIRIMVEGNSSKEGRAPYNYNLSVRRSDTSYNYLIKLGTKNNRLLKNAFGEALPEYPTLEANRRTEFIVIMNEADLKKYNDFAKTVDVNKEN, from the coding sequence ATGAAAAAAATAATATTAATTCTATCATTTATTTTAACTACAGTAGTTGCTTGTTCTAGTACACCTAAGGCGACTACTCCAGAAACAACATCTGGTTTTAATACTCAATTAAATCTTCCAGATGGTGTTAGGGTGAGAGAAACTCCTAGAGGAAAGGTATTAGAGCTTTATGACCCTAAAGCTAAAAGTGATGTTGGTAAGCAGACAGGAATTTATGAAGTAAAATTCCAATTCGACAAAGCTGTAGAAATAGGAGAGTATAAACAAGCTTATAATTTAGTTTATACTATATTAAACAATAATCCTGAAATAAGAATTATGGTAGAAGGTAATTCTAGTAAAGAAGGTAGAGCTCCTTATAACTACAATTTGTCTGTAAGAAGATCTGATACTAGTTACAATTATTTAATAAAATTAGGCACTAAAAATAACAGACTTCTTAAAAATGCTTTTGGTGAGGCTCTTCCAGAATATCCTACTTTAGAAGCTAATAGAAGAACTGAATTTATAGTAATAATGAATGAAGCGGATTTAAAAAAGTATAATGACTTTGCAAAAACTGTCGATGTTAATAAAGAAAATTAA